Within Chrysiogenia bacterium, the genomic segment CAGCAGGGTGAACGTAATCAGCAGGATGCCGACCACCCAGTTGAACTCGCGCGGCGGCTTGTAGGAACCGGTCATGAACACACGGAACATGTGGAGCATGACCGTAATGACCATCGAGTGGGCCGCCCATCTGTGCATGTTTCTGACCACCGCACCGAAAGGCACGTCGTGCATCAAATACTTCAAATCGTAGTAGGCGTATTCGCCGGTGGGGCGGTAGTAGAACATGAGCACCACGCCGGTAACTAGCGTGACGAGGAAGAGCAGGAAGGTAATCCCGCCCATGCACCAGGTGAACTTGATGCGCACCGCATGGCGGCGCATCTTCGGTGGATGAAGGTGCAACCAGACGTTGCCCAGGATCATGAGCTGGCGGTTACGACCGGTGTCGGCGTAACCATGGCGGAAGGCGCTCTTCCAGACCTGGGACTCGCTGATGTTCTTGGCGATCTTCTGGCCCTGCGATTCCTCGCTGGGCTCTACCGGCTTCGGTTCGTCAGCCACTTGTTTCTAGCCTCTCGCTGTTTGTCGCCCGCCCGCGCTCGTCACGTGGGGTCGGGCGGCTGGTCTCAAATCATGCGCTCCCCAGTCCGGCGGGAGCGGCTCCGACGCAATCTTCTGTAAAGATCAGACAGGCAGGTACGAACCCGGCTTGCCCCACTCACCCTTTTCGGAGAGATACTTCTTCGACTTGTCGATCAGGATTTGCCCGTCTTCAGCCAGGCCGATCTTCCAGCGCTCGAGCGGACGCGGCGCGGGGCCCTCGAAGTTGATGCCTTCCTTGGTGAAACCCGAACCGTGGCACGGGCACTTGTATTTTTCTTCACTGGCCAGCCAGCGCGGCGTGCAGCCAAGGTGGGTGCAGATCGCGGAGATCGCGACGAGGCCGCCTTCCTCGGGGAGGTTGGCAATCCACACGCGCTGGGAGGGGATGTACTTCTCGCTGACCGTTCCCGGGGGATACTCGTTGGGGAAGCCCGCCTTGAAGGTCGGGTCCGGCTCA encodes:
- a CDS encoding ubiquinol-cytochrome c reductase iron-sulfur subunit; this translates as MASEAATAQSNPVKRPPPKKKKERILGLPPDRLSDDHIWTRRDFFSLTGWAMFLGSLSVGGIGFLRFMFPRVLFEPDPTFKAGFPNEYPPGTVSEKYIPSQRVWIANLPEEGGLVAISAICTHLGCTPRWLASEEKYKCPCHGSGFTKEGINFEGPAPRPLERWKIGLAEDGQILIDKSKKYLSEKGEWGKPGSYLPV
- a CDS encoding cytochrome b N-terminal domain-containing protein yields the protein MILGNVWLHLHPPKMRRHAVRIKFTWCMGGITFLLFLVTLVTGVVLMFYYRPTGEYAYYDLKYLMHDVPFGAVVRNMHRWAAHSMVITVMLHMFRVFMTGSYKPPREFNWVVGILLITFTLLLSFTGYLLPWDQLAIWAITVASNMARATPLLGHEGPFAAQLGIGSRYDARSIMLAGTIVAPATLLRFYVLHCIVIPIAAAMLMILHFWRIRKDGGISGPL